One segment of Euwallacea fornicatus isolate EFF26 chromosome 23, ASM4011564v1, whole genome shotgun sequence DNA contains the following:
- the axo gene encoding axotactin isoform X1, with translation MMTHHILVLTLLSSALARPEVTSQQHCPGNPEKGPCNRNIFKWAFDHEKRECITFIWGGCGGNDKNRFDSEKQCIEKCFLSLEIKNETALARNVSVIPREKRGPKLTFLENDSENTFMFAQSNTFIQIDGDIIQTFQLRLCRQISFQFRTRLPHGLLVYHNVKVPHGVSLQPYALYIIVQQGQLKVVHVYDKHSTALTVGRGLNNDQWHTVTVRIDVHAAKLLATVDDLRDDTDLKGLDTENNYGVTANVTSVILIGGLSSEERLHGVKYIIESFVGCIKDVVLSTGKSASDLLQISPLIATKHENVQEGCKDVCSTSENLCFRGSRCVNHYYTRTCDCFGTKYEGEFCDIYTATILTLRGSSYVSYRVYDWKDRVHSSVTRFSMMFKTRFDNSALLYAAGGDQGIDHYIAASIFNASVYVVMDFGGNHPVSIVMGKTPEFKLHEWNNLTIFHEHEKVHVILNDEIKTINITGNPLLYIDPEIYIGGGPELQKKTGLKSTNNFVGSLKYVFYNDISIIYELHKSNPKVHYIGILRPEFFESDIQIIPITFPFSASHIWWHNDHVDSLSLSFHFKASSNLSVIASSEAQTGLYWEVRVVNDEVRFELLDSVKNTTHLISVKKTPGIWHFLNVTYFDGDITVSIDRKGKTEKISDLKFAVGDKIKIAAGSRSNAGLVGCMRDIEVNGVQLEPRNVLQTERVVGEVMLDDCRFVNACQRPNTCEHGGKCSVKENRLTCDCTNTGYIGTNCHFAFYRKTCEELALLGYTKPDVYLIDIDGNGRFPPAHVRCEFQSIEESTKTIVEHNLPSQMDVRSPSEQDFSFSIKYREFNAEMLQELVSHSLNCSQYIKYDCFKAPLELHSTTWFMSSANQTVDFIGDVKRGTCRCSIDHQCENPNQWCNCDNVSDDKWNTDDGYFTTADSLGITEMYFLQQSDLPQDALGRITLGPLECVETNTQRYVVTFTTSQSYIEVPGWRKGDLAFSFRTTGKKAILLYQPPIRPNYPSFMVALTSDFQLTFNFTLNTGVSKGLVIDSVRRLNGGEWHKLWIDYNKYHVRFMINEDYQMVDLRPEEEFGPFEGSMFIGGAPFDLSDPRTSVHQGLIGCFRGLVVNDEVLDIYSYMSVHLSEIIKDCKPSCVPNPCKNKAQCKELWSTFECICPNPWAYKGQYCETNININAITFTQSESYIHKNYFTNDTEEEKAVLSDIFKKRILVNLRTYDNYSLVFYANDHLNNFVHLHIIEGRKVEYLFNRENQIYNITVPFMDLNSSKPVQIAIVREENKTTMFVNDRNSSVPFGIKLLEGYSNKPWTNPDKEILAPQRPPASPTEYFQLYVGGYDTETLLKVSDDLTDLPGYVGCFRGFQIGDTLINLPTKINQTRKGVIASCNMKCDEEPCKNGGTCIEDFRNQEHTCDCEHTSYYGEFCNEEKGADFNGEAILSRRFILNDTVDYVKIQVAFSSQDARQKNTVLLLLQTENNRSYYLLVGLSMEGYLIIQEDREGAVFSATVNKKSFINGARHSVYYKRDFNDSELLVDKERTIMEQIPAQTFSNILESGANEVHIGGQETNDPRFAIFKKFSGCLSNILIEVNEHVMKPLEEYMFYTKTGTENINISNPHGVRSAQCSADFDIVHEKTPGIPNLNISQGKDKTWVQDAPQRVLYTSFYATDSVEEDNVEHLIIIILASFFVLVLICISYDVYRTNKNYKRRKEFETDAGILLSKQQAALMLQDNNKPPSDLEPTKQPNGKVHNAEQTNGTTKVTAGFGKALLIPEEVSLSPLKKNDSRRERQKRISFRDSASELTWDTPDVASEILSPMLEEDEENVIEEESIEEFDDEDEDDVPDLVSSRGNLLSMAPISTISEVTLADRCSLLLKSGISNPAEPQKQRPVSIAVPEPSKIERLVEEPLFDQQGPSIYRPSKISINARPLLVGEHNRKFDNPLSYLGGPKLSNKNRSSIESVVSID, from the exons Atg ATGACCCACCACATTTTAGTTTTGACTCTCCTCTCATCAGCATTGGCCCGACCCGAAGTGACCTCCCAGCAACACTGCCCCGGTAACCCGGAAAAGGGTCCCTGCAACCGCAACATCTTCAAATGGGCTTTCGACCATGAAAAAAGGGAATGCATAACCTTCATATGGGGCGGATGCGGAGGCAACGATAAGAATAGATTTGATAGTGAGAAGCAGTGTATAGAGAAATGTTTCCTTAGTTTAG aaataaaaaatgagacTGCATTAGCTAGAAACGTGTCTGTGATACCCAGAGAGAAAAGGGGGCCAAAACTGACTTTTTTGGAGAATGATTCTGAGAATACCTTTATGTTTGCTCAATCGAAcacttttattcaaatcgATGGAGACATCATTCAAACCTTCCAGCTGAG ACTCTGTCGGCAAATCTCCTTCCAATTCCGCACCAGGTTGCCTCATGGGCTTCTGGTTTACCACAATGTCAAAGTGCCCCATGGTGTTTCCCTGCAGCCCTACGCTCTTTATATTATAGTGCAGCAGGGTCAGCTCAAGGTAGTACACGTCTATGACAAGCATTCTACAGCATTGACCGTTGGTAGGGGTTTGAACAACGATCAATGGCATACTGTTACT GTTCGAATAGATGTACATGCAGCCAAATTATTGGCAACAGTGGATGATTTAAGGGATGACACAGATCTCAAAGGGCTGGATACGGAAAACAACTATGGGGTGACCGCTAACGTGACCTCAGTAATTCTTATCGGAG GTTTGAGCTCTGAGGAGAGATTGCATGGGGTGAAATACATCATAGAGTCCTTCGTGGGGTGCATCAAAGACGTGGTGCTTAGTACTGGAAAATCTGCTTCGGATCTACTGCAAATTTCCCCATTGATTGCTACCAAGCATGAAAACGTCCAAGAGGGGTGCAAAGACGTATGCTCAACTTCCGAAAATCTTTGCTTTAGAGGTTCGAGGTGCGTTAATCATTACTACACTAGAACCTGCGATTGTTTCGGTACCAAATACGAGGGAGAATTTTGCGACATTTACA CTGCAACTATTCTAACCCTACGAGGTTCTTCTTACGTTTCCTATAGGGTTTATGACTGGAAGGACCGGGTTCATTCTTCAGTCACAAGATTCTCCATGATGTTCAAGACCAGGTTTGACAATTCCGCTCTTCTATATGCAGCTGGAG GGGACCAAGGAATAGACCACTACATCGCAGCTTCAATTTTCAACGCATCAGTGTATGTAGTCATGGATTTTGGAGGCAACCATCCCGTATCCATAGTCATGGGCAAAACTCCTGAATTCAAATTACACGAGTGGAACAACTTGACCATATTCCACGAGCATGAGAAAGTCCATGTAATCTTGAACGATGAGATTAAGACGATAAACATCACTGGAAATCCTCTGCTTTATATTGATCCAGAAATTTACATCG gTGGAGGTCCAGAATTGCAGAAGAAAACGGGCCTTAAATCTACAAACAACTTTGTTGGCTCCCTCAAATACGTCTTTTACAACGACATATCTATTATCTATGAGCTACATAAGAGCAACCCTAAAGTGCACTATATAGGCATCCTTAGGCCCGAATTCTTCGAAAGTGACATCCAAATCATCCCTATAACCTTCCCCTTTTCTGCTAGCCACATATGGTGGCACAACGACCATGTGGACTCTTTGAGCCTCAGTTTTCACTTCAag GCTAGCAGTAATTTGAGTGTGATAGCGTCAAGCGAGGCTCAAACAGGCCTTTACTGGGAAGTCAGGGTGGTCAATGATGAGGTACGCTTTGAGCTTCTGGATAGCGTCAAAAACACCACTCATTTGATCAGCGTCAAGAAAACGCCGGGAATTTGGCACTTCTTAAATGTAACTTATTTCGATGGAGACATCACAGTCAGCATCGAtagaaaaggaaaaactgagaaaatttCTGATCTGAAATTTGCAGTCGGAGATAAGATCAAGATTGCTGCTGGATCTAGGAGTAATGCAGGTTTAGTGGG GTGTATGCGCGATATTGAAGTTAATGGAGTCCAGTTGGAACCACGCAATGTCCTGCAGACGGAAAGAGTAGTAGGAGAAGTAATGCTGGATGACTGTAGATTTGTAAATGCTTGTCAAAGACCGAACACTTGCGAGCATGGAGGCAAATGTTCGGTGAAGGAAAACAGACTGACTTGTGACTGTACTAACACCGGCTACATTGGAACTAACTGCCACTTTGCCTTCTACAGAAAAACTTGCGAAGAACTGGCGTTATTAG gatACACCAAACCGGACGTTTACCTCATCGATATCGATGGAAATGGAAGGTTTCCTCCAGCTCATGTAAGATGCGAGTTCCAAAGTATCGAAGAATCCACCAAGACCATTGTGGAGCATAATTTGCCTAGTCAAATGGATGTTAGATCTCCTTCTGAACAAGACTTCAG TTTTAGTATCAAGTACCGAGAATTCAATGCAGAGATGCTACAAGAACTGGTGTCTCATTCCTTAAATTGCAGCCAGTATATCAAGTATGACTGCTTCAAAGCACCTTTGGAGCTACACTCTACTACTTGGTTCATGTCTTCTGCCAATCAGACCGTGGATTTTATAGGGGATGTCAAAAG agGTACTTGTCGCTGCTCAATTGATCACCAATGCGAGAATCCCAACCAATGGTGCAATTGCGATAACGTCTCTGATGACAAATGGAACACTGATGATGGCTACTTTACCACTG CCGACAGTTTGGGTATTACAGAAATGTACTTCCTACAGCAATCCGATTTGCCACAAGATGCTTTGGGAAGAATCACTTTGGGGCCTTTGGAGTGCGTTGAAACTA acaCCCAAAGGTATGTGGTTACATTCACTACCAGTCAATCTTACATCGAGGTGCCTGGATGGAGGAAAGGTGATCTGGCCTTTTCGTTTAGAACAACAGGCAAGAAGGCCATTTTGCTTTACCAACCACCAATAAGGCCCAATTATCCCAGCTTCATGGTGGCTCTGACCAGCG ACTTCCAACTCACATTCAATTTTACCTTGAACACTGGAGTTTCGAAGGGATTAGTAATTGATTCTGTAAGACGCCTCAATGGGGGTGAATGGCACAAACTCTGGATCGATTACAATAAATATCATGTTAGATTCATGATCAACGAAGACTACCAAATGGTGGACTTAAGACCTGAGGAGGAATTCGGGCCCTTTGAAGGGTCAATGTTCATTGGAGGAGCCCCCTT CGACTTATCAGACCCAAGAACTTCCGTTCATCAAGGGCTAATTGGGTGTTTTCGAGGGCTGGTGGTAAACGACGAAGTTTTAGACATTTACAGTTACATGAGTGTTCATTTGAGTGAAATTATCAAGGACTGTAAACCGTCATGTGTACCTAATCCTTGCAAGAACAAAGCTCAATGCAAGGAGCTGTGGAGCACTTTTGAGTGCATTTGCCCCAACCCATGGGCCTACAAAGGGCAATACTGCGAAACCA ATATAAACATCAATGCAATAACGTTCACTCAAAGTGAGTCgtatattcacaaaaactacTTCACTAATGACACTGAAGAGGAGAAGGCAGTGCTGAGTGATATCTTCAAGAAGAGGATTTTGGTGAATTTGCGGACTTATGACAATTATTCTTTGGTGTTTTATGCGAACGATCATTTGAACAACTTCGTGCATTTGCATATTATTGAAG GAAGAAAAGTGGAATACTTATTTAACCGGGAGAACCAAATCTACAATATAACAGTACCATTCATGGACTTAAACTCCAGCAAACCAGTGCAAATTGCCATAGTCAGGGAGGAAAATAAGACTACTATGTTCGTGAATGACAGAAATAGCTCTGTACCTTTTGGGATCAAGCTCTTGGAGGGTTATTCCAACAAACCTTGGACAAATCCCGACAAAG AGATTTTGGCCCCGCAAAGACCACCAGCTTCTCCAACTGAATACTTCCAATTATATGTTGGAGGTTACGATACTGAGACCCTACTGAAGGTATCTGATGACCTAACAGACCTTCCAG GCTACGTGGGTTGCTTTAGAGGCTTTCAAATAGGGGACACTCTCATCAACCTTCCGACGAAGATTAATCAGACCAGGAAAG GTGTGATTGCAAGCTGCAACATGAAGTGCGATGAAGAGCCCTGCAAGAATGGAGGTACCTGTATAGAGGACTTTAGGAACCAAGAGCACACTTGTGACTGCGAGCATACAAGCTACTATGGAGAGTTTTGTAATGAGGAGAAAG GAGCTGACTTCAACGGTGAGGCCATATTGAGCAGACGGTTCATCCTAAACGACACAGTAGATTACGTAAAAATTCAAGTAGCTTTCTCCAGCCAAGACGCAAGGCAAAAGAACACTGTTTTACTATTACTCCAAACAGAAAATAA CCGAAGTTATTACTTGCTGGTGGGTCTCAGCATGGAAGGATATCTAATAATCCAGGAAGATAGAGAGGGAGCAGTGTTTTCTGCCACAGTGAACAAGAAGAGCTTCATAAATGGAGCTAGACACTCGGTTTACTATAAAAGAgatttcaacgattcagaGCTGTTAGTCGACAAAGAACGCACAATAATGGAACAGATACCTGCGCAGACCTTCAGCAACATTCTAGAATCTGGAGCTAACGAGGTCCATATTGGAGGACAAGAGACTAATGATCCaagatttgcaattttcaagaAGTTTAGCGGCTGCCTATCTA aCATTCTCATTGAAGTCAACGAACATGTAATGAAGCCTTTGGAAGAATACatgttttatacaaaaactgGCACTGAGAATATTAACATTTCCAATCCTCATGGAGTCAGAAGCGCTCAGTGCAGTGCAGATTTTGATATCGTCCATGAAAAGACCCCTGGAATcccaaatttgaatattagcCAA GGTAAAGACAAGACGTGGGTCCAAGACGCCCCTCAAAGGGTACTTTACACTTCTTTCTACGCCACTGACTCAGTAGAAGAAGACAACgttgaacatttaataataataattctagCTTCTTTCTTTGTTTTGGTGTTAATTTGCATCAGCTATGACGTCTATAggactaataaaaattacaagcGAAGGAAGGAATTTGAGACTGACGCTGGTATATTACTGTCCAAGCAACAGGCAGCTCTGATGCTTCAGGACAACAATAAGCCT CCTTCCGATTTAGAACCAACGAAACAACCGAATGGCAAAGTGCACAACGCAGAACAAACCAATGGTACCACTAAAGTAACTGCAGGTTTTGGAAAAGCCTTGCTTATTCCTGAAGAAGTATCTTTGAGTCCTCTTAAGAAGAACGACAGTAGAAGAGAGAGGCAAAAGAGGATTAGTTTCAGAG ATAGCGCAAGCGAATTGACTTGGGACACTCCGGATGTAGCATCAGAAATCTTAAGTCCGATGTTGGAGGAAGATGAAGAGAACGTAATTGAAGAAGAAAGTATTGAAGAATTTGACGACGAAGACGAGGATGATGTACCTGACCTTGTAAGTAGTCGTGGCAATCTGCTAAGCATGGCTCCGATAAGCACTATTAGCGAAGTCACTTTGGCTGACAGATGTTCTTTG ttaTTGAAAAGTGGAATTTCCAATCCTGCGGAACCGCAGAAGCAACGTCCTGTTAGCATTGCAGTACCAGAGCCAT CTAAAATTGAAAGGTTGGTGGAAGAACCCCTTTTTGATCAGCAGGGTCCAAGCATTTACAGACCGTCAAAAATCTCCATCAATGCAAGGCCTTTATTGGTGGGGGAACATAACAGGAAGTTCGATAATCCCCTTAGCTATTTGGGGGGACCCAAGTTGTCCAATAAGAACAGATCTAGTATTGAAAGTGTTGTTTCTATTGATTGA